The sequence CAATGCCAACTTTCAGCAGAGAGTCGTCTAGGGTGGCGTCTCCTTGAAAAACCGTGTAACCTTCAGACATCGCTTTTTGTACTGATTCCAACTCCGAATCAATCACCACAAATGCTACACCTTCTGCCCAAAACTCTCTAGCAATTTGTCTACCCGTGCGACTGAATCCACAGATAATGTAATGTCCTGATAAGGATTCCATTATGCGCCTCTGTTGCCGTAGCCGAATTCCTTCTTGAAAGTAGCCTTGAATCACGGCTTCTGTAAATCTATTGACAATATAACCGATACTGATTACACCCATTAAAATCAAAGCAATGGTAAATAATCGTCCGCGATCACCCAACGGGTGTGTTTCACCATACCCTACGGTAGCCAAAGTAATCACCGTCATATAAGCCGCATCTTCCCATGACCAGCCCTCGACCACCGAGTACCATAAAATCCCAATCAAAGAAACACCGCCTAGAGCATAAGCCCCAGCCATTAACTCTCTTTGGATACGATGATATTTTTGCTCAGGCGTTGAATACAAAACTCTTTCTCACCTCTGCGATTTGTCTTGGGATATCTGAGGGTTAATCTCAAACAAATAGAAAATTATCAGACTTTTTTAAGAATTTCTAGGAAACTAGTAAATGAGTATATGAATGATCAAGGATTTTCAAAAGGAGCGGTAGTGAGCATACAAACCCTAGTTGGAGAAGCCACCATCCCCCCAAAGACAGATTCTTTGGCAGCTAGCCCCTTTGATACAGATAGCTTCAATGAAGCAGTCATGTCTACCTACGCCCGGTTTCCCCTAGCCCTAGAACGGGGTGCGGGATGTCGGGTTTGGGATACCCAGGGGCGAGAATATCTAGACTTTGTGGCGGGAATCGCCACCTGTACCCTAGGACACGCCCACCCAGCGATGATCGAGGCCGTAACACGCCAAATTCAAAAGCTGCACCATGTTTCTAATTTGTACTACATTCCCGAACAAGGCGAATTGGCGAAATGGCTAATTCAACATTCCTGCGCCGATCGCGTATTTTTCTGCAACTCTGGCGCTGAGGCTAACGAAGCGGCGATTAAACTAGCGCGGAAATACGCCCACACTGTTCTTGATATCGAACAGCCGATTATCTTGACTGCTAACGCCAGTTTCCACGGGCGAACTTTAGCCACGATTACGGCTACAGCCCAGCCTAAGTATCAAAAATACTTCGATCCGCTAGTACCTGGTTTCCACTACGTAGATTACAACGATATCGCCGCTGTGGAAGCAGCCATTAGCGAACTAGATGAAGGTGATTATGGCGTCGCGGCGATTTTAATCGAACCATTACAAGGAGAAGGCGGTGTGCGTCCAGGCGATCGCGCTTACTTCCAAAGGTTGCGCGAGATTTGCAATGAAACTGGTGTGCTGCTGATATTCGATGAAGTGCAAGTGGGAATGGGGCGGAGTGGTAAGTTATGGGGTTATGAACATCTCGGCGTGGAACCGGATATCTTCACCAGTGCGAAAGGACTCGGTGGCGGTATCCCCATCGGTGCGATGATGAGCAAAAAATTCTGTGACGTTTTCCAACCAGGGGAACACGCTAGCACCTTTGGCGGAAATCCTTTTGTTTGCGGAGTGGCGCTGAGTGTTTGTCAGACAATCGAAAAAGAGAATATTTTACAGAATGTACAGGAGAGAGGCGAACAATTGCGAGAGGGATTAAAAGCGATCGCTCGCCAATATCCCCAGCACCTCACTGACGTTCGTGGTTGGGGACTAATCAACGGCTTAGAACTACAAGCCGACATTCCCCTCACCGCTGCTGATCTGGTCAAAGTCGCCATCAAAGAAGGTGTATTACTCGTACCCGCAGGGCCAAAAGTTCTCCGATTCGTCCCACCACTGATTGTGAGCGAAGCTGAAATCAACATCGCATTGCAAGCTGTTGAGAGAGCATTAGCGATCGTTACTGCTTAACATCTCACAATTTCTTTCTTAATGAGGGCTGAAGCCCTCATTTTCCATATCTTGCACGAGCAAATCAAGCATACTTCCTAAACCCGACCCTCTAACTTTTCCACAAACTGCTGATGTTCCACACTCACCAATCCCTGCTGCAAAACTTCTAATACCCTAGCTAAATTTCCCGCCAACAAAGCAGATTTATCTAACCATAAACCAGGGAATACTTGCGAACAAATCACACCATCAGCATTAGATCCAACTTGAATATATTCGCCTTCTCTTAACTCAAACCAATCAAATTCACCATCATAAACTCGCCACACCAAATACTCCCGTACCTGATTACGACGATAAACCTTCAGCTTTTCATGCAAATCAATAGAAACACTACTCGCCGCAATCTCAACAACTAACTCTGGCGCACCCTCGACATAATCATCATCACTAATCTTTGACTGTCCACCATTGGCGATAATTAGACACGCATCAGGTTGAGGTTCATTATCAGGATCAAGGCGCACAGTTGCATTGTCACCCAACTCCACCCCAGGTGTCGCAGATTCATAAAATCCTAACCAGCCCATAACATAAGCGTGGGGTTTTCCATGGCTTCTAAATCTTAACGGCGATGCCATGTATACAATTCCTTCAATTAAATCAGCTTTTTTCACCTGGGGCATGGCATCATAACGACGTTCAAATTCAGGGCGCGTCAATTTATCACCATTTTCCAACGGTGGGAGAGTAGAAAGCAGGGTTACAGGAGCCTCAGTGCGTGTCATCATCTTTTTCACGGCAATTCAACCACTAATCTTATTGTGAATCAGCAGCGCCTAATTTCTTAAGCCTACCTCAATCGAGATAACGCCTCCAGCAACATCATACGCACTTGCCAAGTCGCCAACAACCGCTGTTGCACATGTCGTTCGTCGATTCGCCGCACCCACACACCACGTAACGCACCTTTGACTAAGGTCATTTGATGCGGTGTCGGTCTACCCAACACATCCAATGCTTGCTGTATTGGCTCATAGACCCTGCTATGGGGATAAATTTTCATACCCCGCCCTTGTTCGCAGTCTTGCATCGCCATCTGTGTTACCGCTAGCAATGGTACTATCCAACTACCAGGATAAGTACAGTTACCTATTGCTTCTACACCTAAATCTCTGGCTAATTGTTGCAATTCTTCAATCGACTTGCTTGTTAACTCTTCACGTGTAAACATAATAAATGCCTCATTACAGGGGTTTCAGTGGTTGCCACCGTCCAAAGTTACAACCACTGAATATAAGTAATAATATGTATGCTAACTACTAGGCAAGCTTTGTTTCAAAATCGTTACATCATGGCACGCAAAGGTGGGAACCCAAACATTAAAGACCACGGCTTCACTACCGACAGAGATGAGCCATTGTCCGAAAGACTAAATATCAGGATTACCAAAACAACCAATGAACAACTAAATAAACTAGGCGATGAGAAAGCTGAATTTTGTAGAAATGCTATCAATAAAGCACTAGATGAACGTAACAGTGAGGATAAGTAATATCGATTTAGAAAAAGAATGTGACACATGGGTAGGGGCACAACAATGTTGTGCCCTCACAAATATTTAATGTGTCGTAAACATTATTTGAATTGGTATAACGAAGGAATTCTAGTAATTTTTCAAGAAGACTAATTCTCAACTGGATGTTGTCCATAATAAGGCAAAGCCTCAACCCAATCAGGACGTTTGCCTTGTTGCCATTCTAGATACGCTAGTTCTAAAATACTTGTCACCGTCGCTGCTAAACCAGATGTGGCTTTAACTAATCGATAACTATCATAATTAACTAGAACTTTTTGCCATGCTTCTGGTGTAAATACTGTGTCAGGCAATAAAGCCGTTAGTCTAGAACTATCTGGATGACCTTGATAAATAGCACCAAAAACTTGACCGCGCTGTGCTAGCATTTCCACAGCGATCGCTTTTGTGCTTTGATTTTTACTTATTTCGGAAAAAGCGATCGCTGCTAATGTAGAAATGGCGAATACAGGAATATCTAATTGTTGTCCCAAAGTCCGCGCCAGGACAACCCCAATCCGCGTTCCTGTGAAACCACCAGGCCCTTTCGCCACCGCCAGAAATGATAAATCTGTCCAAGTTTGCGGCTCTATAAATTCAATTAAATATTGATGTATGAGACTGGATAATTCACGTCCTAAATCCCATACTTGAGAACGAGTTTCTCCTGCAAAATTACTCATCGCCAACCCTAACTCAGGAGTGGTGGTATGCAGTGCTAAACCGTATTTTGTTGTTGTCAGAGTGTTTATTTCAGTAATCAAAGTTAATTCAAATGTCTATCTTAGCAGAGCGATCGCACTATCCTCAGATTCAAGCACCCTAAAATATTTTTCCCTAGCCTCTAGTCCCAATCAAGTCGGTACTAATTCACCGGGACGCAATTTCGACCACTTACCCGTTTCTCGCTTAAAGCTCAAACAACCAACCACATCCCATTCCATCTCTATCACATCTTCTTTGGTGCGGATGTTAACATTAATTGACGGCTCATTGGGATCAAAATCTGGTGTTTCTGTCAAATGGGGTTGTTGGTGC is a genomic window of Fortiea contorta PCC 7126 containing:
- a CDS encoding potassium channel family protein, which gives rise to MYSTPEQKYHRIQRELMAGAYALGGVSLIGILWYSVVEGWSWEDAAYMTVITLATVGYGETHPLGDRGRLFTIALILMGVISIGYIVNRFTEAVIQGYFQEGIRLRQQRRIMESLSGHYIICGFSRTGRQIAREFWAEGVAFVVIDSELESVQKAMSEGYTVFQGDATLDDSLLKVGIERAICIVAALPSDAENLYTVLSAKTLNPEIRAIARASTEEALQKLQRGGADAVISPYITGGKRMAAAALRPQVLDFVDGILSGTDRQMYMEEFLLDPAFCPFVGQSLQKAKLRSQTGALVLAIRRTDGNLIGGPTGDTVLMPRDTLICMGTDEQLRSLNRLLGPMNSQQLRRPKNS
- a CDS encoding aspartate aminotransferase family protein — protein: MSIQTLVGEATIPPKTDSLAASPFDTDSFNEAVMSTYARFPLALERGAGCRVWDTQGREYLDFVAGIATCTLGHAHPAMIEAVTRQIQKLHHVSNLYYIPEQGELAKWLIQHSCADRVFFCNSGAEANEAAIKLARKYAHTVLDIEQPIILTANASFHGRTLATITATAQPKYQKYFDPLVPGFHYVDYNDIAAVEAAISELDEGDYGVAAILIEPLQGEGGVRPGDRAYFQRLREICNETGVLLIFDEVQVGMGRSGKLWGYEHLGVEPDIFTSAKGLGGGIPIGAMMSKKFCDVFQPGEHASTFGGNPFVCGVALSVCQTIEKENILQNVQERGEQLREGLKAIARQYPQHLTDVRGWGLINGLELQADIPLTAADLVKVAIKEGVLLVPAGPKVLRFVPPLIVSEAEINIALQAVERALAIVTA
- a CDS encoding Uma2 family endonuclease, which translates into the protein MTRTEAPVTLLSTLPPLENGDKLTRPEFERRYDAMPQVKKADLIEGIVYMASPLRFRSHGKPHAYVMGWLGFYESATPGVELGDNATVRLDPDNEPQPDACLIIANGGQSKISDDDYVEGAPELVVEIAASSVSIDLHEKLKVYRRNQVREYLVWRVYDGEFDWFELREGEYIQVGSNADGVICSQVFPGLWLDKSALLAGNLARVLEVLQQGLVSVEHQQFVEKLEGRV
- the tsaB gene encoding tRNA (adenosine(37)-N6)-threonylcarbamoyltransferase complex dimerization subunit type 1 TsaB, which codes for MITEINTLTTTKYGLALHTTTPELGLAMSNFAGETRSQVWDLGRELSSLIHQYLIEFIEPQTWTDLSFLAVAKGPGGFTGTRIGVVLARTLGQQLDIPVFAISTLAAIAFSEISKNQSTKAIAVEMLAQRGQVFGAIYQGHPDSSRLTALLPDTVFTPEAWQKVLVNYDSYRLVKATSGLAATVTSILELAYLEWQQGKRPDWVEALPYYGQHPVEN
- a CDS encoding Ycf34 family protein; protein product: MCICVNCHYVDRCVTYNAVETQHQQPHLTETPDFDPNEPSINVNIRTKEDVIEMEWDVVGCLSFKRETGKWSKLRPGELVPT